Proteins found in one Microcella daejeonensis genomic segment:
- the ald gene encoding alanine dehydrogenase: MRIAVPAEVKNNEFRVAITPAGVHDLVGGGHEVIIQSGAGLGSSITDAEYAAQGARIVADAETVWGEAELLLKVKEPIASEYGHFREGLVLFTYLHLAAERELTHALVESGVTGIAYETVQLPSRALPLLAPMSEVAGRLAPIVGATAMMRPNGGPGLLVPGVPGTHPADVVVLGGGVAGTNAVAIAVGLGAQVTVLDTNLQRLREIDALYAGRVRTIASNGYEIEKAAVRADMLIGSVLIPGAKAPKLVSNELVSRMKPGSVLVDIAVDQGGCFADSRPTTHAEPTFAVHDSIFYCVANMPGAVPSTSTHALTNATMPYVRAIATHGWAAALRADPALALGLNTHAGSVTNEPVARAHGLDSVPLADALV, translated from the coding sequence ATGAGAATCGCGGTTCCGGCAGAGGTCAAGAACAACGAGTTCCGGGTCGCCATCACGCCCGCGGGCGTGCACGACCTCGTGGGCGGCGGGCACGAGGTGATCATCCAGTCGGGTGCCGGACTCGGCTCCTCGATCACCGACGCCGAGTACGCGGCGCAGGGTGCGCGCATCGTCGCCGATGCCGAGACGGTCTGGGGCGAGGCCGAGCTGCTGCTCAAGGTCAAGGAGCCCATCGCCTCCGAGTACGGGCACTTCCGCGAGGGCCTCGTGCTCTTCACCTACCTGCACCTCGCCGCGGAGCGCGAGCTCACGCACGCGCTCGTCGAGAGCGGCGTCACCGGGATCGCCTACGAGACCGTGCAGCTGCCCTCGCGCGCCCTGCCGCTGCTCGCCCCGATGAGCGAGGTCGCCGGCCGCCTCGCTCCGATCGTCGGGGCGACCGCCATGATGCGCCCGAACGGCGGGCCCGGACTGCTCGTCCCCGGGGTTCCCGGAACGCACCCCGCCGACGTCGTCGTGCTCGGCGGCGGCGTCGCCGGCACGAACGCGGTCGCGATCGCCGTCGGCCTCGGAGCGCAGGTCACCGTGCTCGACACGAATCTGCAGCGGCTCCGCGAGATCGACGCGCTGTACGCCGGGCGCGTGCGCACGATCGCCTCGAACGGCTACGAGATCGAGAAGGCCGCCGTGCGGGCCGACATGCTCATCGGCTCGGTGCTCATCCCCGGGGCCAAGGCGCCGAAGCTCGTCAGCAACGAGCTCGTCTCGCGCATGAAGCCGGGCAGCGTGCTCGTCGACATCGCGGTCGACCAGGGCGGCTGCTTCGCCGACTCGCGGCCGACGACCCACGCCGAACCGACCTTCGCGGTGCACGACAGCATCTTCTACTGCGTGGCCAACATGCCGGGGGCCGTGCCCTCGACCTCGACGCACGCGCTGACCAACGCGACGATGCCCTACGTGCGCGCGATCGCGACGCACGGGTGGGCAGCGGCGCTGCGGGCCGACCCGGCGCTCGCGCTCGGGCTCAACACGCACGCCGGCTCGGTCACGAACGAGCCGGTCGCGCGCGCGCACGGGCTCGACTCGGTGCCCCTCGCCGACGCTCTGGTCTGA
- a CDS encoding DUF58 domain-containing protein codes for MSLRTPSRPARGSTTSTRGRDRDRERTRRTVEDTAIASTVTTARTRIVGSRTGVGADAVVAAVRSARAVRAGVGGAVAAASSVITPLGWSLLALVPLLLLAGYAWGWSELVVLGISGCVLAAIALLFLLGRTPLAVELTPPAARVAVGDEAAASILVRNRRARRSFSAVLDVPVGDGLVPVALPGLAPGREAVLSIPVPTRRRGRLVIGPVNSVRADPVGLVRREITWTEPAEVIVHPRTIDIPSTSSGLVRDLEGQPTRQLTASDLAFHALREYAPGDDRRHIHWKSTAKTGTFMVRQYEETRRSHLVVALSIASIDFASDIEFELAVSVAGSLGARAIRDARDISVVVSAVTPEFAKRTVVALRPLPTRTPTALLDELALVEFGPSALGILDVARLSGDDARGISVAFLVVGSSVTPARLRSAAAAFPPAVEVVALQCDPDRIPGRRRLGALTVITIGSLADLRRAMRGAESW; via the coding sequence GTGAGTCTGCGCACCCCCAGCCGCCCGGCGCGCGGATCGACCACCTCCACGCGCGGGCGCGACCGCGATCGGGAGCGCACGCGGCGCACCGTCGAGGACACCGCCATCGCCTCGACGGTCACGACCGCGCGCACGCGCATCGTCGGAAGCCGCACCGGCGTCGGAGCCGACGCGGTCGTCGCGGCCGTGCGCAGCGCCCGCGCCGTGCGGGCCGGCGTCGGCGGAGCGGTCGCCGCCGCCTCCTCCGTCATCACGCCGCTCGGCTGGAGCCTGCTGGCGCTCGTGCCGCTGCTCCTGCTCGCCGGGTACGCCTGGGGGTGGAGCGAGCTGGTCGTGCTCGGCATCTCCGGCTGCGTGCTCGCGGCGATCGCGCTGCTGTTCCTGCTCGGGCGCACTCCGCTCGCCGTCGAGCTCACCCCGCCGGCGGCCCGGGTGGCGGTGGGCGACGAGGCCGCGGCGAGCATCCTGGTTCGCAATCGGCGCGCGCGCCGCAGCTTCTCCGCCGTGCTCGACGTGCCCGTCGGCGACGGCCTCGTCCCCGTCGCTCTGCCCGGCCTCGCTCCCGGTCGCGAGGCGGTCCTGAGCATCCCCGTGCCGACGCGGCGCCGCGGGCGGCTCGTCATCGGACCGGTGAACAGCGTGCGCGCCGACCCGGTGGGGCTCGTGCGGCGCGAGATCACCTGGACGGAGCCGGCCGAGGTCATCGTGCACCCGCGCACGATCGACATCCCCTCCACCTCGAGCGGGCTCGTGCGCGATCTGGAGGGCCAGCCGACGCGGCAGCTCACCGCGAGCGACCTCGCCTTCCACGCGCTGCGCGAGTACGCCCCCGGCGACGACCGCCGGCACATCCACTGGAAGTCGACGGCGAAGACCGGCACCTTCATGGTGCGCCAGTACGAGGAGACCCGTCGATCACACCTCGTCGTCGCGCTCAGCATCGCGAGCATCGACTTCGCCTCCGACATCGAGTTCGAGCTCGCCGTCTCCGTGGCCGGTTCGCTGGGCGCGCGGGCGATCCGGGATGCCCGCGACATCTCGGTCGTCGTGAGCGCCGTGACGCCGGAGTTCGCCAAGCGCACCGTCGTCGCCCTGCGGCCGCTCCCCACGCGCACGCCGACCGCCCTGCTGGATGAGCTCGCGCTCGTCGAGTTCGGACCGTCCGCCCTCGGCATCCTCGACGTCGCCCGGCTGTCGGGCGATGACGCCCGCGGCATCTCGGTGGCCTTCCTCGTCGTCGGCTCGAGCGTGACGCCCGCCCGGCTGCGCAGCGCCGCCGCGGCCTTCCCGCCCGCGGTCGAGGTCGTCGCGCTGCAGTGCGATCCCGACCGCATCCCCGGTCGTCGCCGGCTGGGCGCGCTCACCGTCATCACGATCGGCTCGCTCGCCGACCTGCGGCGCGCCATGCGGGGGGCCGAGTCGTGGTGA
- a CDS encoding ABC transporter substrate-binding protein, with protein sequence MNRPLPEDPMIRSLIAQARRAQVSRRTMLAGTGAGATALALAACSTGPGEVTAAEDNSANDPTLNWSNWSFYIDEDEEGGYPTLERFQEETGITVNYNIDVDDNNSYFATVRDQLALGQDIGADTVCLTDWMVSRFIQLGYTQELNKDNIPNASNLVEALQNPAFDPGRVHSLPWQGGFAGIAWNTDQTDELRSVEDLWRPDLAGRVGVLSEMRDTIGLIMLQNGVDITGDFSSDEFMAALDVFREKVDSGQIRNVRGNAYTEDLVSEDTLAAICWSGDITLLNFEAGYEKWKFVIPEAGGTLWNDNFLVPIGSTRKANVEKLIDYYYQPEVAAEVAAWVNYVTPVEGAYEAAIAIDPELAENQLIFPNEETLSQVSVFRGLSAQEENEFQSAFQSVLLGS encoded by the coding sequence ATGAATCGTCCGCTTCCCGAAGACCCGATGATCCGCAGCCTGATCGCGCAGGCCCGCCGCGCGCAGGTCAGCCGCCGCACCATGCTGGCCGGTACGGGCGCGGGTGCCACGGCTCTCGCGCTCGCCGCCTGCTCCACCGGGCCCGGCGAGGTGACGGCCGCCGAGGACAACTCCGCGAACGACCCCACGCTGAACTGGTCCAACTGGTCCTTCTACATCGACGAGGACGAGGAGGGCGGCTACCCGACGCTCGAGCGGTTCCAGGAGGAGACCGGCATCACGGTCAACTACAACATCGACGTCGACGACAACAACTCGTACTTCGCGACCGTGCGCGACCAGCTGGCCCTCGGCCAGGACATCGGCGCCGACACCGTCTGCCTCACCGACTGGATGGTCTCCCGCTTCATCCAGCTGGGCTACACGCAGGAGCTCAATAAGGACAACATCCCGAACGCCTCCAATCTCGTCGAGGCGCTGCAGAACCCGGCCTTCGATCCGGGTCGCGTGCACTCGCTCCCGTGGCAGGGCGGGTTCGCCGGCATCGCCTGGAACACCGACCAGACCGACGAGCTGCGGTCCGTCGAGGACCTGTGGCGCCCCGATCTCGCCGGCCGCGTCGGCGTGCTGAGCGAGATGCGCGACACGATCGGCCTCATCATGCTGCAGAACGGCGTCGACATCACCGGCGACTTCAGCTCGGACGAGTTCATGGCCGCGCTCGACGTCTTCCGAGAGAAGGTCGACAGCGGTCAGATCCGCAACGTGCGCGGCAACGCCTACACCGAGGACCTCGTGAGCGAGGACACGCTCGCGGCCATCTGCTGGTCGGGAGACATCACGCTGCTGAACTTCGAGGCCGGCTACGAGAAGTGGAAGTTCGTGATCCCCGAGGCGGGCGGCACGCTCTGGAACGACAACTTCCTCGTGCCCATCGGCTCGACCCGCAAGGCCAACGTCGAGAAGCTCATCGACTACTACTACCAGCCCGAGGTCGCCGCCGAGGTGGCCGCGTGGGTCAACTACGTGACGCCCGTCGAGGGCGCCTACGAGGCCGCCATCGCGATCGACCCCGAGCTCGCCGAGAACCAGCTCATCTTCCCCAACGAGGAGACGCTGTCGCAGGTCTCGGTGTTCCGCGGGCTGAGCGCGCAGGAGGAGAACGAGTTCCAGTCGGCCTTCCAGAGCGTGCTGCTCGGCTCGTAG
- a CDS encoding zinc-ribbon domain-containing protein, translated as MICRHCGATLPPIAMFCGECGRSVAARTPVVPPVVLTAAAPVFSAGEVLSITPATPPEAPEDDPSEPQADAPPPSSVSNAAGDPAAGAAVDAPASAPAAAHASAHASAPAPAPAPAVADAVEAAAPSARGTAAAAPPPVCVSCGTVGEQEDLFCAECGAPMPQDTRVIERLVAPAPPAEPRAPEIAPAAAPSTPEPTPDPAAAPPAPEPAAAPPAPEPAAAGPAPETVAPLPSWASLLTGSAAPASSGPLASSTAASSVVVPGRGTAEPASTPAAPAPARAVPEAAAPPVVPDAAAAPLAPGIERSADRGSVRATPPLAPPPRLDPDVESTRLVPRSASGARFVLQFSTGESYTVVGSGLIGRNPRSEPGEAVDHLVTIVDPGRSVSKTHLEFGQDSGVFFISDRHSGNGTIIREPGAEPRYAEPGRRYRVVRGTRVDLGEQFVVIS; from the coding sequence ATGATCTGTCGCCACTGCGGTGCGACGCTGCCCCCGATCGCCATGTTCTGCGGGGAGTGCGGTCGCTCGGTCGCCGCCCGCACGCCCGTCGTGCCCCCCGTCGTGCTGACGGCCGCGGCACCGGTGTTCTCGGCCGGCGAGGTGCTCTCGATCACGCCCGCGACGCCGCCGGAGGCCCCCGAGGACGATCCGTCGGAGCCGCAGGCCGATGCGCCGCCGCCCTCGTCCGTCTCGAACGCGGCGGGTGATCCGGCCGCCGGTGCGGCGGTGGATGCTCCCGCTTCGGCTCCTGCTGCTGCTCACGCTTCTGCTCACGCTTCTGCGCCCGCTCCCGCTCCTGCTCCCGCCGTCGCCGACGCGGTCGAGGCGGCAGCGCCCTCCGCGCGCGGAACCGCGGCGGCCGCGCCGCCTCCCGTCTGCGTCTCCTGCGGCACGGTGGGGGAGCAGGAGGACCTGTTCTGCGCCGAGTGCGGCGCGCCGATGCCGCAGGACACCCGCGTGATCGAGCGCCTGGTCGCCCCGGCGCCTCCCGCCGAGCCGCGGGCTCCCGAGATTGCCCCGGCGGCCGCGCCGTCGACGCCGGAACCGACGCCGGATCCTGCCGCCGCCCCGCCGGCCCCGGAACCGGCCGCCGCCCCGCCGGCCCCGGAACCGGCCGCTGCCGGGCCGGCACCGGAGACGGTCGCCCCGCTCCCGTCCTGGGCGTCATTGCTCACCGGCAGCGCGGCGCCCGCGTCGAGCGGACCGCTCGCGTCGAGTACCGCCGCGTCCTCCGTCGTCGTCCCGGGGCGGGGTACGGCTGAGCCGGCGAGTACGCCGGCGGCGCCGGCGCCCGCGCGCGCCGTCCCCGAGGCCGCGGCCCCGCCCGTCGTCCCCGACGCCGCGGCGGCCCCGCTCGCGCCCGGCATCGAGCGCTCGGCCGACCGCGGGTCCGTGCGGGCGACCCCGCCGCTCGCCCCGCCTCCGCGGCTCGACCCCGACGTCGAGAGCACCCGCCTCGTCCCGCGCTCCGCCTCCGGCGCGCGCTTCGTCCTCCAGTTCTCGACCGGTGAGAGCTACACCGTGGTCGGGTCCGGTCTGATCGGGCGCAATCCGCGATCCGAGCCGGGGGAGGCCGTGGACCACCTCGTGACGATCGTCGATCCCGGCCGATCGGTCTCGAAGACGCATCTGGAGTTCGGCCAGGATTCCGGCGTCTTCTTCATCAGCGATCGGCACTCGGGCAACGGCACGATCATCCGCGAGCCCGGTGCGGAGCCCCGGTACGCCGAGCCGGGCCGCCGCTACCGCGTGGTGCGCGGCACCCGCGTCGATCTCGGCGAGCAGTTCGTCGTCATCAGCTGA
- a CDS encoding FtsK/SpoIIIE domain-containing protein — protein sequence MPFPLIAVIAPLLGAVVIGLLVRSPFVLVFAVLSPLIALATMADGRRQARRHRREERERFEREVVEYEREIERAHAAERLEVDRALPPPWAAGAGSPGAPHLPVRIGVAPRPSRCAPDAPRALPADADGDRLRALHERAAVHPWLPVGLPPGPVVVEGRGTAADNLRRLVTAAPGTTLVTGPSEAASAVTVRSATSARLQVPGAIGIDLRLEPVTALEIELIRPVEAESALPSSVRVAELPSPSPQRPGRIPIGVGVEGPVHLDLVADGPHALIGGTTGSGKSELLRTLVLGWASAAAPREHSVLLVDFKGGAAFTGLAALPHVVGLMTDLAPEAAERALRSLRAELRRRERLLLEHGCRDIAELPRGVLSRMLVVVDEYAALVESVEELPALFADLSARGRSLGIHLVLCTQRPAGVVRDAVLANCSIRILFRVTAASDSRALLGAPAAGIEAAPIGRAVVAAGGGSAVVQIARIEEGDIVVVADRHRAAPAPDRPWLEALPAVIPMPLDEAGGSRGDRVLPAGAASLDEGGGWAFGVLDQPDEQRRAIARWDPRRDGALLVVGATGSGRSRALGALAFSAAGGGAPVTVLPIEPAAAWAVLGAIVDGRPIAPPREAAGGDPAGLLLIDDLDALLAAAGDATPALLDRLDGAIRILRARGGGLAASVRALTGLPASAASRFDSVLLMRAASLEEHRLAGGAGPWNRDAPPGRGRWHGTLVQVGLSPVPLPEPAADPIEEWTPPAAPIAVVTARPRAVLARLAESGISASSDPGALAAATVDLEHPAVRARAAAVVAADAETWQSAWGALSAARREGAIVLADVTEAEVRLLLGHRTAPPPRRLGASAEVWIAEAGEPLRRARWSALGAAAAPEH from the coding sequence GTGCCGTTCCCCCTGATCGCGGTCATCGCCCCTCTCCTGGGCGCCGTGGTGATCGGGCTCCTGGTGCGCAGCCCCTTCGTGCTGGTCTTCGCCGTGCTCAGTCCGCTCATCGCGCTCGCCACCATGGCCGACGGCCGCCGCCAGGCCCGCCGCCATCGCCGCGAGGAGCGCGAGCGCTTCGAGCGCGAGGTCGTCGAGTACGAGAGGGAGATCGAGCGGGCGCACGCCGCCGAGCGGCTCGAGGTCGATCGAGCGCTCCCGCCTCCGTGGGCGGCGGGGGCGGGATCCCCCGGCGCTCCGCACCTCCCCGTGCGCATCGGGGTCGCCCCACGACCCAGTCGATGCGCGCCGGATGCCCCGCGCGCGCTCCCCGCCGATGCCGACGGCGACCGGCTCCGCGCACTCCATGAGCGCGCGGCGGTGCATCCGTGGCTCCCGGTGGGGCTCCCGCCCGGCCCCGTCGTCGTCGAGGGGCGCGGAACGGCCGCGGACAATCTGCGCCGTCTCGTCACCGCCGCCCCCGGCACGACCCTCGTGACCGGGCCCTCCGAGGCTGCGTCCGCCGTGACGGTGCGCTCGGCCACGAGCGCGCGGCTCCAAGTACCGGGTGCGATCGGCATCGACCTGCGGCTCGAACCGGTCACCGCCCTCGAGATCGAGCTGATCCGACCCGTGGAGGCCGAGTCGGCTCTCCCGTCCTCGGTGCGCGTCGCCGAGCTCCCGAGCCCGAGCCCTCAACGGCCCGGCCGCATTCCGATCGGCGTGGGGGTGGAGGGCCCCGTTCATCTCGATCTGGTGGCGGATGGTCCGCACGCCCTCATCGGAGGCACGACGGGCAGCGGCAAGAGCGAGCTGCTGCGCACCCTCGTGCTGGGGTGGGCGAGCGCGGCCGCGCCCCGCGAGCACTCGGTCCTCCTGGTCGACTTCAAGGGCGGCGCCGCCTTCACGGGACTCGCCGCGCTGCCGCACGTCGTCGGACTCATGACCGATCTCGCGCCCGAGGCGGCCGAGCGGGCGCTCCGCAGTCTTCGGGCGGAGCTGCGTCGTCGTGAGCGGCTGCTGCTCGAGCACGGCTGCCGCGACATCGCCGAGCTGCCCCGGGGCGTGCTGAGCAGGATGCTGGTCGTCGTCGACGAGTACGCGGCGCTCGTCGAGTCGGTCGAGGAGCTGCCGGCGCTGTTCGCCGATCTCTCCGCCCGCGGGCGCTCCCTCGGCATCCATCTGGTGCTGTGCACGCAGCGTCCTGCGGGGGTGGTGCGGGATGCCGTGCTCGCCAACTGCTCCATCAGGATCCTCTTCCGGGTGACCGCGGCCTCCGACAGCCGGGCGCTGCTCGGGGCACCGGCGGCGGGCATCGAGGCCGCGCCCATCGGTCGCGCCGTCGTCGCGGCGGGCGGCGGGTCCGCCGTCGTGCAGATCGCCCGGATCGAGGAGGGCGACATCGTCGTGGTCGCCGACCGGCACCGCGCGGCGCCGGCGCCCGATCGCCCCTGGCTCGAGGCGCTGCCCGCGGTGATCCCGATGCCCCTCGACGAGGCGGGCGGCAGTCGGGGCGACCGCGTCCTCCCGGCCGGCGCCGCCTCGCTCGATGAGGGCGGGGGCTGGGCGTTCGGGGTGCTCGATCAGCCCGATGAGCAGCGGCGGGCGATCGCCCGGTGGGACCCTCGGCGTGATGGCGCGCTCCTCGTCGTCGGCGCCACCGGCAGCGGCCGCAGCCGTGCGCTGGGCGCGCTCGCCTTCTCGGCCGCCGGGGGCGGGGCGCCGGTCACCGTGCTGCCGATCGAGCCGGCCGCCGCCTGGGCGGTGCTCGGGGCGATCGTCGACGGGCGGCCCATCGCCCCACCCCGGGAGGCGGCGGGCGGCGATCCCGCAGGGCTCCTCCTCATCGACGACCTCGACGCCCTGCTCGCCGCCGCGGGCGACGCGACTCCCGCGCTGCTCGACCGGCTCGACGGTGCGATCCGGATCCTCCGGGCTCGGGGCGGGGGTCTCGCCGCGAGCGTGCGGGCTCTCACCGGCCTGCCCGCCTCCGCCGCATCGCGCTTCGACTCCGTCCTGCTCATGCGTGCCGCGTCGCTCGAGGAGCACCGACTGGCGGGGGGCGCGGGGCCGTGGAACCGGGATGCCCCGCCGGGGCGCGGGCGGTGGCACGGCACCCTCGTCCAGGTCGGGCTCTCGCCCGTGCCCCTGCCCGAGCCCGCGGCGGATCCGATCGAGGAGTGGACGCCTCCGGCGGCGCCGATCGCCGTCGTCACCGCGCGGCCCCGCGCCGTGCTCGCGCGACTGGCCGAGAGCGGCATCAGCGCCTCGTCCGACCCCGGCGCACTCGCCGCCGCGACCGTCGACCTCGAGCATCCCGCGGTGCGTGCTCGCGCGGCCGCAGTGGTCGCGGCCGACGCCGAGACCTGGCAGTCGGCGTGGGGGGCGTTGTCCGCTGCCCGCCGCGAGGGGGCGATCGTCCTGGCGGACGTCACCGAGGCGGAGGTCCGGCTCCTGCTCGGTCACCGGACCGCTCCGCCTCCCCGGCGCCTCGGCGCCTCCGCGGAGGTCTGGATCGCGGAGGCCGGTGAGCCGCTGCGCCGCGCGCGCTGGTCGGCCCTCGGCGCCGCCGCCGCTCCGGAGCACTAG
- a CDS encoding transglutaminaseTgpA domain-containing protein produces the protein MVSRAAAAAAARRRRRRPPVTRPRAAVLVSAGVFTLLSWAAVAAALWPIYQHPSFLLLAGVAVPLGVLLVVGGLLAKWRGEGVLLAAVALFIIVGVPLAVPGRALYGVLPEPQGLLELVSGVVLGWRQLVTIELPVADYQALLVPALVLLLAGPVLTASIALRTRRPALAALVPLLAFALAVALGSERVPLPAGTAVALAVVLLLWLVVQGRHRRTDAVRSGAAPSSTTAVTGGRAAVARPVVGALILLLLSGGIGAAAVAIAPPEQQRTVLRSLTEPPFDPRALPSPLAAYRTAFLPGAVEAPAVRVSGLPSGARLRVATLDSYDGVVFAVGSEQVDAASGRFERIPTRRDVTGIEGDPIEVDLVIEQPIGPWLPTIGEFAAIRFDGDDAADVRDRFVVNDVTGTAALIGGVDAGRAYRLTALQPVLTPPELDELAPGAAAVPAIAAVPDELRTWFQAVTVEAEGPGPRLAAAIAALQEQGYISHGVGEDEPPSRSGHSLDRLAELVTARPMLGDAEQYAAAAALLAREAGFPSRVVLGYAPAGSGDLVLRGADLTAWIEIDAAGLGWIPVDVMPPEREIPPAEPDEPIPVTRPQNAVQPPVEDPPVRDDQAPPEIEPGDAPVDDSLLALVLLILTITAAVLLALGLIAAPFIGIVAAKARRRRRRRRKGDAVRRILAGWREVTDAAVDRGIPLPAGGTRRELALAIGRPQAAVLARVADRADYAPEAPPLEEVDRVWQAVDAVRASLAVDGTRRERWRAAVSTRSLRRYPGRARPRGGASR, from the coding sequence GTGGTGAGCCGCGCGGCCGCGGCCGCCGCAGCACGCCGCCGCCGTCGACGCCCTCCGGTCACCCGTCCTCGGGCCGCGGTGCTCGTCTCCGCCGGGGTCTTCACGCTGCTCTCCTGGGCCGCCGTGGCCGCGGCGCTGTGGCCGATCTACCAGCACCCGAGCTTCCTTCTGCTCGCGGGCGTCGCGGTGCCGCTGGGCGTGCTGCTCGTCGTCGGAGGCCTGCTCGCGAAGTGGCGCGGCGAGGGCGTTCTGCTCGCCGCCGTCGCGCTCTTCATCATCGTCGGCGTGCCCCTCGCGGTGCCCGGGCGCGCGCTCTACGGCGTGCTGCCCGAGCCGCAGGGACTGCTCGAGCTCGTCTCGGGGGTCGTGCTCGGCTGGCGGCAGCTCGTCACGATCGAGCTGCCGGTCGCCGACTACCAGGCGCTGCTCGTCCCCGCGCTCGTCCTCCTCCTCGCCGGCCCGGTGCTGACCGCGAGCATCGCGCTGCGCACCCGACGACCGGCCCTCGCGGCGCTCGTGCCGCTGCTCGCCTTCGCGCTCGCCGTCGCGCTCGGCTCCGAGCGCGTCCCGCTCCCGGCCGGCACGGCCGTGGCGCTCGCGGTCGTCCTACTGCTCTGGCTCGTCGTGCAGGGAAGGCACCGCCGTACGGACGCGGTCCGCTCCGGTGCCGCGCCCTCCTCGACCACCGCTGTGACGGGCGGTCGCGCAGCGGTCGCGCGCCCCGTCGTCGGCGCGCTGATCCTCCTGCTGCTCTCCGGCGGCATCGGCGCCGCGGCCGTCGCGATCGCTCCGCCCGAGCAGCAGCGCACCGTCCTCCGATCGCTCACCGAGCCGCCGTTCGACCCCCGAGCGCTGCCGAGCCCGCTCGCCGCCTACCGCACGGCCTTCCTGCCCGGGGCCGTCGAGGCCCCGGCGGTGCGGGTGTCGGGGCTGCCCTCCGGCGCCCGGCTGCGGGTCGCGACGCTCGACAGCTACGACGGCGTCGTGTTCGCGGTCGGCAGCGAGCAGGTCGATGCGGCGTCGGGGCGGTTCGAGCGCATCCCGACGCGTCGCGACGTCACGGGCATCGAGGGCGACCCGATCGAGGTCGACCTCGTCATCGAGCAGCCCATCGGGCCGTGGCTGCCGACGATCGGCGAGTTCGCCGCGATCCGGTTCGACGGCGACGATGCGGCCGATGTGCGTGACCGCTTCGTCGTCAACGACGTCACCGGTACCGCGGCCCTCATCGGCGGGGTGGATGCCGGACGCGCGTACCGCCTGACCGCCCTGCAGCCCGTGCTCACCCCGCCGGAGCTCGACGAGCTCGCGCCCGGCGCCGCCGCCGTCCCCGCGATCGCGGCCGTCCCCGACGAGCTGCGCACCTGGTTCCAGGCGGTGACGGTCGAGGCCGAGGGGCCGGGACCGCGTCTCGCCGCCGCCATCGCCGCCCTCCAGGAGCAGGGGTACATCTCGCACGGGGTCGGAGAGGACGAGCCGCCGAGCCGCTCCGGCCATTCGCTCGACCGGCTGGCCGAGCTGGTGACCGCCCGGCCCATGCTCGGCGATGCCGAGCAGTACGCGGCGGCGGCGGCGCTCCTCGCCCGCGAGGCCGGCTTCCCCTCCCGCGTCGTGCTCGGCTACGCGCCCGCCGGCTCCGGCGACCTCGTGCTGCGCGGGGCGGACCTCACCGCCTGGATCGAGATCGACGCGGCGGGCCTCGGCTGGATCCCCGTCGATGTGATGCCCCCCGAGCGCGAGATCCCGCCGGCCGAGCCCGACGAGCCGATCCCCGTGACGCGCCCGCAGAACGCCGTGCAGCCGCCCGTCGAGGATCCGCCCGTGCGCGACGATCAGGCGCCGCCCGAGATCGAGCCGGGCGACGCGCCCGTCGACGACTCCCTGCTGGCCCTCGTCCTCCTCATCCTGACCATCACGGCAGCGGTGCTGCTCGCGCTCGGCCTCATCGCGGCGCCGTTCATCGGGATCGTCGCCGCGAAGGCCCGACGGCGCCGGCGTCGGCGGCGGAAGGGCGATGCCGTGCGCCGCATCCTCGCCGGCTGGCGCGAGGTGACGGACGCGGCCGTCGACCGGGGGATCCCGCTGCCGGCGGGCGGCACGCGCCGGGAGCTCGCCCTCGCGATCGGCAGGCCGCAGGCTGCCGTGCTCGCGCGGGTGGCCGACCGGGCCGACTACGCCCCCGAGGCGCCTCCGCTGGAGGAGGTCGACCGGGTCTGGCAGGCGGTCGACGCGGTGCGGGCATCCCTCGCCGTCGACGGCACGCGTCGCGAGCGGTGGCGCGCCGCCGTCTCGACCCGCTCGCTGCGCCGATACCCTGGACGTGCACGACCCAGGGGAGGAGCGTCGCGATGA